CCACCAGAGGTACCACcatgtctatttcagccacacccgtcgcTGACATGCGTATAaaaccgagcacacagccatgcaatctccatagtcaggcattggcagtagaatgacccgtACCGAAGCgctcagtaactttcaatgtcgcaccgtcatagaatgccacctttccaacatgtcagttcgtcaaatgtctgccttgctagagctgccccagtcaactgtacgtgctgttattgtgaagtggaaccgtctaggagcaacaacgtctcagccgcgaagtagtaggccacacaagctcacagagcaggaccgccgagtgctgaagcacgtacaaatcgtctgtcctctgttgcatcACTCACTACAGTGTTCCAaacggcctctggaagcaacatcagcaccaaaactgttagtcgggagcttcatgaaatggtttccatggccaagtagccgcacaagcttaagatcaccatgcgcaatgccaagtgtcggctgaagtggtgcaaagctcgccgtcattggaccctggagcagtggaagcacgttctctggagtgatgaatcacgtttcaccatctggcagtccgacggatgaatctgggtttggcggatgccaggagaacactacctgtccAAATTCtaccatagtgccaactgtaaagtttggtggaggaggaataatggtctcgggatgtttttcatggttctgcctaggccccttagttccagtgaagggaaatcttaatgctacagtatacaattacattttagacgattctgtgcttccaacttcttGGCAAAAGTTtcaggaaggccctttcctgtttcagcatgacaatgcccccgtgcacaaagtgaggtccatacagaaatggtttgttgagatcgaggtggaagaacttgactggcctgcacagagccctgacctcaaacccatcgaacacctttgggatgaattggaacgccgactctgagcctggcctaatcgcccaacatcagtgcccgacctcactaatgcttgtggctgaatggaaacaagtccccgcagcaatgttccaacatctattggaaagccttcccagaagagaggaagctgttacagcagcaaagggaggaccaactccatattaatgtccatgattttggaattagatgttcaacaagcaggtgtccacatacttttggtcatgtagtgtatatgttggAGGACGGCGAGCAGACCTACCTGTGTAATGGGGCGTACCTGCTGTATTACGGGAGCCTGCACGCCACCCGGCTGCATCTGAGGAAGGACCTGCTGTTGTAGCACCATCTGCTGCTGGGGCTGGATGATGTACTGAGCACCGTTGGCTGCACGCACAAACTGTAGGATCTGACCTGGggccagagaggaggagagcggaggATATTAGACCTATGAAGAGTATGTTCAGGATCTgactggagaacagaggagaggaacgAGCGATGAAGACCAAAGCCCTCGAGACCCAGACTCAACCTCGTGAGACTCAATCAAAGATCCATATTATCGAAACCATGACCAGACCAAGAACAGTTTGAATGTTGAGAAACAAGTATATTAACAAGTCAGAAAGAAAGGCTTCTTATTCCTAGGTTGTACACACCATCCGCTGTCTTAATATAACAATTCTGGGACAAATTGCCTGATGTGCGTCACCCGGGAAGGACATAAGAAATCCAgggcagaaaaaaaaaaaaaacagattggTATTTGGTGAGGTAATCTTTCTGCAACAATACGGCTGTGTATATACTTTTAGTTGTCAAATAATCAATGAATCACTATGCAGTATTATAATACATGATTAATACTAGAGCTAGTGTGATGCTAATGTTCTACCTTGGCTGGTGATAAGCTGATGGTAGGGACTGACACCTGTGGGTAAGGCCAGGGTTGCTGCGGTGGCTGCTGCACTCTACAGGACAAACAGAGAAAACGCACATTACTATCCAGGCAAGGACAAAGAGCTACTCCTAATCATTCACAGAAAAAATTTACAAAATAAAGAGAGGGTGCGCTAGAGTGTGTGCTTGTTCAAGATAAGACTCTGCACAGATAAACAGATCTTCAAAACGCCTGGAGaagcatttaaaatgtaaccTATCACTTTGCTATAATAATCCTATATTCTGTGCAGACCGGTAAAATCTGTGCATCGCACAAAGACTACAGCATCTAAATCTGACACGTGAGTTCAGAAGACAAAACAAATTGATGGGGGAAGGTTAGAGAGGGAAAAAAACAGGCCGTCCGAAAAACAGGTCAGAAAACTAGGGAGACACCTTTCTATCCAATCTGAAAAACAGAGCTAGAGTATCCCAGAGTCTAAGActgatctaacttcagctcagaAAATACCCCGGGGGGGGGACAGACGAGTTGTGAGACTCTTCTCGGTTTATCTGCTCAGTAATCCAGTCTGAAATCCGTAGCTCTCACTAAACGATTTCCTGAGTGGCCTCGcttctcctcccctcatccctctgttccatctgtcctccagctgGCCTGGTCAGTGTCACGCTCAGCGCCAGCTCTTATGTCACCGGTCCTAAACGTGTAGTCCATCTACAGACAACCGCCCTACTCCACTCACCATCCCCGTTGCACTCATGTGCTGCAGAATCTTAGGATCCTGCACAATGACTTGCTGCTGGGGTGCtgtggagagacaggggagatgcATGTATTCATTAAAGTATTGATTACACACGCAGTAATTAAACTTCTAAAAAATTTGAAACATCTTGCCAATGCCACTTTGgaacaaactgtgtgtgtgtgtgtgtgtgtgtgtgtgtgtgtgtgtatgtaaacaaTAAATACTGTATTATAATCATAATCAAGGGATTATATTACCGCTTGTGACAGTAGGCCGGGTGGATTGCCAGCTCGTCACTGTGAATGAGAATGGATTCTCTTTTCAATGCATTTGTGGTTTTCATATACTTTGCAGATAGTCATTTCAAGTAGTTCTTTGAAATGGACTTTGAATTGGGCACTTTAGACGAGAACCTGTTGTGTCTGGACTCATAGCAATTTATATCATACACTGCGAGTGTGGAAAGACCAGACATGGTGGTTAGGGCTGGCAGGCAGGGCAGGTCTGAGGTGGGTGGTTGGCTTTAAAGGGCTGTGTCAGAGAACCATCTACATGGGTTTTACATAGCACTTTTCAATGCCCCAAATATGCTCATACACTGGAGGTGGTGAGAAAGAAGGTGGTTAGAGGTGTTAGAGGCTGGGCATGGCTGTAAAATGGGGCAATGGCTTATAGGCCAGGTTAATTTCCTCTACACAGATTCAACCTAATCCTGGATTAAAAAGCCTTATCAattgagaatctccattgaacatgctttttaaCTCTAGGActgggcttaatctgtgtcttgGGAAACCAGCCCATAACATACCAAGGACAGCAGGGGTGATGTGTCAGGGCCGAGGACTCACCTTGCTGCTGCGGGGGCAGGAGGACCTGCTGTGCCTGGGCTTGCTGGGTGGCCTGCTGGGCCTGTTGGGCCTGCTGATGGGCTGCTGCCTGGAGGGCCGCCTGCTCCTCGGTATGGAAGCCCTCCACTGCCTTACTCTGCATCAACTTGTTCTCCCACAGCTAGGGAAGATGAGAGGAAGACAACTTTAAAAATGGAGGGGTAAGTAAGAAGTTGACCATCAGCTTATAGACTAATATAACTTCATGTTTTCCAGAGGGATCTTCAGACTTGCTTATCCTCTGACCACAAACGGAAGGTAGAATTAGATGGTCCATTCATTTGGGATTGAGGCTTAGAGGTCTCATATTGCATAATAGCAGGATCTACTACAGATCTGCTAAAGATGAAGAATATTCTACAATGGAATGCGACTAAAAAGGAAGTGATGAGTTCCGTACCGTTTTGAGCTCCATGAGAACCTGCTCGTCCACCCCCTCATCCAGGAAGAGCTCCCGGACTTCGTTGATAACATCTTCAATCACAGACCTGTACAGTTTAGGCTGACAGAACATTCAGAGTACTGTTAGAAGTGCTCTAATATAGAGTATAGTTATTCCACATGGTGATAAATGAAATGTACTCAAATGCAACTTGGTAAAGAATGTCAGCCAACAAATAATGCAAAATGTCATGTTTTGAAAAATGTCATTTTGGGGCATGACTGCCTTTGAACATCAGTGCCAGGCATTCATAAACTGCATACCATAAGAATCATAAAATTAAACAGAATTTAGAAACTATAGAATTGCAAAAAAAAGTGCCATTCTTACAATTTAACTATGTAAAATCAATTCCAAATTATGATTTGTAAAGTGAAAGTGTGCAGACTTTCATTGCATTCCCCAAAATGTTACAAATTCTTGGACAAGTTGGGACAATTCATCATCAAGTTATCAAGTCATTAATATACGATTGAACATAGTTTGGAAACCCTAGACTAGACCACAAATGTGCAGTGCATATGGGAGCTTTCAAACCGTAAACAAGTTAACGCAGCAATCGTTTCTCAACCAATCAATCCTTTAGGATTTTCTCAAACTGTAAACAACCTAAACAAACCGATCAGCTGGCGAGAAGTAAACTCAATAGGCCGTGCACAACATAGCTTAACATTCAATCATACACCGTCAAACTCAAACGGTCGCGTGAACACCGACAAAAGGTCATTTTCCCCGGTGTCACCGTCGCTCTC
The window above is part of the Salmo salar chromosome ssa15, Ssal_v3.1, whole genome shotgun sequence genome. Proteins encoded here:
- the LOC106571676 gene encoding transcription initiation factor IIA subunit 1 isoform X1, giving the protein MASSANSNPVPKLYRSVIEDVINEVRELFLDEGVDEQVLMELKTLWENKLMQSKAVEGFHTEEQAALQAAAHQQAQQAQQATQQAQAQQVLLPPQQQVTSWQSTRPTVTSAPQQQVIVQDPKILQHMSATGMSAAATAATLALPTGVSPYHQLITSQGNLSQNCYIKTADGQILQFVRAANGAQYIIQPQQQMVLQQQVLPQMQPGGVQAPVIQQVRPITQVLAPLQGGHPQQTGVIIQPQQIVLTGNKVQQNAQVMQMPGQPGQVQQIQQQVQQVQQVQGGAAPGPPQQQQQAKQQPPMMLQVDGAGDTSSEDEDEEEEEYDEDEDEDKDKDGGEDGQVEEEPLNSEDDVSDEEDQELFDTENVVVCQYDKIHRSKNKWKFHLKDGIMNLNGRDYVFSKAIGDAEW
- the LOC106571676 gene encoding transcription initiation factor IIA subunit 1 isoform X3; this encodes MASSANSNPVPKLYRSVIEDVINEVRELFLDEGVDEQVLMELKTLWENKLMQSKAVEGFHTEEQAALQAAAHQQAQQAQQATQQAQAQQVLLPPQQQVTSWQSTRPTVTSAPQQQVIVQDPKILQHMSATGMSAAATAATLALPTGVSPYHQLITSQGQILQFVRAANGAQYIIQPQQQMVLQQQVLPQMQPGGVQAPVIQQVRPITQVLAPLQGGHPQQTGVIIQPQQIVLTGNKVQQNAQVMQMPGQPGQVQQIQQQVQQVQQVQGGAAPGPPQQQQQAKQQPPMMLQVDGAGDTSSEDEDEEEEEYDEDEDEDKDKDGGEDGQVEEEPLNSEDDVSDEEDQELFDTENVVVCQYDKIHRSKNKWKFHLKDGIMNLNGRDYVFSKAIGDAEW
- the LOC106571676 gene encoding transcription initiation factor IIA subunit 1 isoform X2, which translates into the protein MASSANSNPVPKLYRSVIEDVINEVRELFLDEGVDEQVLMELKTLWENKLMQSKAVEGFHTEEQAALQAAAHQQAQQAQQATQQAQAQQVLLPPQQQVTSWQSTRPTVTSAPQQQVIVQDPKILQHMSATGMSAAATAATLALPTGVSPYHQLITSQGNLSQNCYIKTADGQILQFVRAANGAQYIIQPQQQMVLQQQVLPQMQPGGVQAPVIQQVLAPLQGGHPQQTGVIIQPQQIVLTGNKVQQNAQVMQMPGQPGQVQQIQQQVQQVQQVQGGAAPGPPQQQQQAKQQPPMMLQVDGAGDTSSEDEDEEEEEYDEDEDEDKDKDGGEDGQVEEEPLNSEDDVSDEEDQELFDTENVVVCQYDKIHRSKNKWKFHLKDGIMNLNGRDYVFSKAIGDAEW